The DNA sequence CGTCCCCGCCCCTTCCTTCGCCCAGCCGGGCAACGTGGTGCAGGCAGCCAATGCGATCCGCGAGGGCGTGTTGAGCGAGGTGCGCAAGGCCGTCGTTGGCCAGGACGAGGCGCTGGAGCTGATGCTCTGCGGCCTCATCGCCGGCGGCCATGTGCTGCTGGAGGGCGTGCCGGGCGTGGCCAAGACGCTGATGGCCAAGGCGCTGGCGCGCAGCGTGAGCGCGGACTTCAAGCGCATCCAGTTCACGCCGGACCTGATGCCCGCGGACATCCTGGGCACCAGCATCTTCGACTTGAAGTCCCAGGCCTTCGTGCTGGTGCGAGGGCCGATCTTCACGGACCTGCTGCTGGCGGACGAGATCAACCGCGCTCCGGCGAAGACGCAGTCCGCGCTCCTGGAGGCGATGCAGGAGCGCGCCGTGTCGCTGGAGGGCCGCAACATCACGCTCTCTCCCCTCTTCACGGTGTTCGCCACGCAGAACCCGGTGGAGTCCGAGGGCACGTACCCGCTGCCAGAGGCGCAGCTCGACCGCTTCCTGTTCAAGATCGAGGTGGGCTACCCGGCGCCCGAGGAGGAGGACGCGATCCTCGCGTCGGTGAACCGTGGCTTCGACGCGGGAGACCTGGCGCGCGCGGGCGTGGGGGCGGCGGTGGCGAAGGAGGGGCTGCTGGGGGCTCGGACGGCGATGAACGAGGTGACGGTGGAGCCGCCGGTGCTCTCGTACATCCGCAAGCTGGTGTCGGCCACGCGCAGCTCCAGCCGCATCCGTCTGGGCGCGGGGCCTCGCGCGGCGGTGCACCTGCTGATGGCGGCCAAGGCGCTGGCGGCGCTGCGAGGCCGGGGCTTCGTGACACCGGATGACGTGCGCTTCCTGGCGAACCCCGTGCTCAAGCACCGGCTGCTGCTGTCGCCGGAGGCGGAGCTGGACGGAGCCACGCCCACGGATGCACTGCGCGAGGTGGTTCAGTCCGTCGAGGTTCCCCGGTGATACCGACCACGCGCCTGTGGGCGCTGCTCGCCCTGCTGGCGCTGCCGATGATGGCGGCGGGCTTCTCTCCGGGGCTGGGCGGGCTCGTGCTCGCGCTGGACGTGCTGGTGCTGGGACTGGCGGCGGTGGACTTCCTGATGGCGCGCCGGGCGCGGCTCGAGGTGCAACGGAAGCTGCCCTCGAAGCTGTCGGTGGGCGTGGCGAACCGGGTGGAGGTGCTGCTGATCCACCGCTCCAGCCAGGCGGTGCAGGTGCGCGTGCGAGACG is a window from the Hyalangium minutum genome containing:
- a CDS encoding AAA family ATPase, with the translated sequence MTVPSVPAPSFAQPGNVVQAANAIREGVLSEVRKAVVGQDEALELMLCGLIAGGHVLLEGVPGVAKTLMAKALARSVSADFKRIQFTPDLMPADILGTSIFDLKSQAFVLVRGPIFTDLLLADEINRAPAKTQSALLEAMQERAVSLEGRNITLSPLFTVFATQNPVESEGTYPLPEAQLDRFLFKIEVGYPAPEEEDAILASVNRGFDAGDLARAGVGAAVAKEGLLGARTAMNEVTVEPPVLSYIRKLVSATRSSSRIRLGAGPRAAVHLLMAAKALAALRGRGFVTPDDVRFLANPVLKHRLLLSPEAELDGATPTDALREVVQSVEVPR